In Planococcus shixiaomingii, the DNA window ATTTTAGTGCTAAGAATTACGTTGTTCACTTTTGGTGCTGCATTTCTGATTATGGGTGCTGGAGTTTGGTTTTTGATTTGAAGCTTTATAATTAAAAAGACGGCGTGCCAGTAGAAATTCTACTGGCACGCCGCTTTTTGTGGATTGCAGGCTTTTCAAACTAACATGACATAAACCGGCTCACTTATTGTTCATTTTTTTAATATGTACTTGTTTATGGCATGGGCTACGCCGTTTTCATCGTTCGAATAGGTAACCGCATCACAAATTTCTTTCACCAGCGGTTCGGCATTCCCCATTGCAACGGAGAGGCCGGCCATTTCGAACATCGGGATATCGTTGAAGTTGTCCCCGATGGCGATGGTATCTTCCATAGCAATGCCGTAATGCTCCGCTATCCGTTTTAAGGCGTTTCCTTTATTGCCGTTTTTATCCATCACTTCAATATTCAAAGGATGCGAAGAAGTAAAGCCAACGGTGGTGATCTCTTCCAAATACGTGGCCAGCTCCGATTTGATGCGGTGGTTCAGCGTCAGCACAAAGAACTTTTGAATGGCGACTTCTTTCTCCTTAAACAATTCACTATAGTGATCAAAAAAGTTGATGAGACTGGATCGCTGCGGTTGTTCCGTAATCCTTTGATACGTTTCATCCGAAAGGCCTTCCACGTGGATCTTTTCCCGTTCCATGGCGAGTTCCACGCGTTCGGACCAGTCGGCAGGCAGGTAAATTCCATCATCCGTATAGATTCGATAAGGGGCCCTTTCCTCATCCAATTTCTCAGCAATCTTATGGATATCTTCCGGGTTCATCGAGACCCTGTTCAGCACACGTCCGCGGTCTTGCACAACCGATCCGTTGCTCCCGGCCAACGGAATCGACATTGCGTACCGGTTCAGAATTTGCTGGATATCCTCGGGTGCGCGGCCAGAGCAGATCATGACAATATTCCCTTGGCTCTGGGCTTCCTGTATGGCTTCAAGATTTTCGTTCGTGATTTTCATCTCAGTGGATAACAACGTGCCATCCAAATCAAGCGCGATGAGTTTCATGTTTCTTCACCTCTTCTATAAATTTGCATGGACTACTTCCTTTCAGTATAACCATTGTTCTCTGCCAGCTCAAAAATCCTAACCTTTTCCAGTAAAACTGAATAGCACCGAAATAAAAAAAAGCGTTGTACCAGCAAGAACATTCAGGCTGGTACAACGCTTTTGCATTTATTCAAATAACGGGCTTACCGGTTTTTCGTTGTGGACGTGCTCGATTGCTTCAGCCAACAGAGGCGCGACAGAAAGAATGGTAATTTTCGGAATGCGTTTTTCCTCCGGCAGCTGGATAGTGTTGGTTACAATAAGCTCTTTCAGCGGCGACTCTTGGAGCCGTTGAATCGCTTGGCCTGATAAGACGGCGTGGGTACAGCAAGCATAAACAGCTTTTGCCCCTTCTTCCATCAACAGTCTGGCAGCCAACGCAATCGTAGCAGCGGTATCCACGATGTCGACGATGATGATAGTGTTCTTTCCTTTTACGTCCCCGACAACATTGATCACTTCAGACTCATTCGGTTCCGGCCGGCGTTTATCCAAAAAGCCGATCGGAGCGTCCAAACGGTTCGCCAGTTTGCGGGCTCTTCCCAATCCTCCGTTGTCCGGAGCTACAACGATGACATCTTCCAATCCCTTTTCCAGGAGATGCTCTGCCAGAATCGGAATGCCAAGCAACTGGTCTACCGGCATGTCGAAGAATCCCTGGATTTGCGGAGCATGAAGATCCATGGTGATGATACGGGTCGCCCCTGCTGTTTCCAGCATGTTGGCAACGAGTTTTGCCGTGATCGGCTCGCGCGAACTCGCTTTTCGGTCCTGGCGTGCATAACCGTAATACGGAATGACCACATTGATGGTTTCCGCAGACGCCCGCTTCAAGGCATCGATCATGATCAGAAGTTCCATGATGTGCTCATTTCCCGACTGGGAGGTCGACTGGATCAAATAGACTTCATCGCCCCGTACGCTTTCTTCGATGTTGATTTGGATTTCCCCGTCACTAAACCGGGTGACCGAACTTTTCCCAAGTTCGCAGCCCAAAAGCTTTGCGATTTCCTGAGCCAATTCCGGATTTGAATTTAATGTAAACAGTTTAAACTTCCGACCTAATTGATAAGGCAATTTAGAGACCCCCATGTAACGATTTTTAAAAGCTTATGGCTAAGCCGCTGATGAAACAGAACGTTTTCTAGTTCTACTATATCATCAAACTCACCCGGAGTCTTTGATGAGAAAGTACTGACAACCACCAGATCCGCTCCTATTTCCGGGTTTCTTTAAAATCAGCAGCAAAATAAAACAGAGGTCCTCTATACCGCAGCTTAAACTTTTTCTTCACTGTTCCGGTGCATCGTCGCCAACAACATACGGATCGCAGCTATTGGCCATTCCGCTGTCGAATCCAGCCATGAACGCGGCAGTGCGTTCGGCTGGCGTGCCATGATCCTCATCATCAATCAAATCAAATTGTCCGGCGCCGGATAACGACTCCATTGCTTTTTCAACAACGCTGGATTCCAATGACTCTTTGTCGTAGGCAGAGTGCGCCCACACTCCCGTCAGGCAATCCGCATTCAGCTCGGTCCTTTTGACGGGCACCAGTCTTTCCTCATCGGCTTGAACGGGCAGCCAGCCCCATTCAGCCTGAAGCGAATGGGCGTATAAGTGGGCCATGGCGGCCGCTACGGCAAAGTTTCCGGTTTCAGCGCCGGCGGCCGGATCCGCGTTCGATTCCACTTCGCTTTCCCATATTTTCATGGCCAGCTCATTGGCAAAAACGATTGCATCGTCCTCCGCACAATAGAAGGCGTCGTCCGGACCGGTCGATCCCGTGCCAATGCAGCTCGTCGCCTCCGTCTCCCCCGCATACGGCAGACTGTAATCGACAACCGGCATATTGTGGCCTCCTTGAACCATTAACTCGGCCCACAAACTATGCACATTATTGATGAGTAATTCGAGATAGCTGGTCATGGCTCCGCTGCTTTTATCAGCCGTAAACCCGTAGGTCACTGTTTCTCCCGGTTCCGCAGCCGGCGCTTTCGGCAGTTCGATCATTTTAAGTTCACCGCTTGGCTCTTCGTTTCCAGCAGTGGATGTTTCCTGTTCCGGCCCGCATGCCCCCAGCACTAACACCATCAATATGGTTATAAGGATGTTGCCAGGCAAGTTAAACACGATAATTTCTCCTTTCTTTAAAGTGGCCTCCACCGTTCAACACCAACTTTCCACCTCCACCGCAAACTGCCTGTATTTTAATAAAAAAAGCTATACACTAGTTCCCGTTTTCTTTCCAGTATATCATATTTATCTGATTATTTTGTTAAAAATTGCGTTTCAGGAAAACCGTACCTTCAAATAAAGTGCTGAGGGTGCACAGTTGGGGATTGGTATGTCGGGAGACAAAGTTGTAGAAGTGAAGAAGGGCGATGATGAAAATACCTGCAGGAATTCTTACTGATATGGAGAAATTAATACGTAATAACATTAATTAGGAAAGGAGGAGATACTGATGACATTTGTATATAAACAAATCCTGGTGGCTGTCGATGGATCGGGTGAAGCTGAGTGGGCGTTTGAAAAATCGATTGAAATAGCTAAGCGGAATAATGCCGCACTTAACCTAATCCATGTGATCGATGTCCGTTCCTACACGACCATGACAAAGCGCACACCAGATATCGATGACGAGGTCTTTGACCAAGGAAAAGAGCTTCTCGATCGCTACAAAAAGAAAGCAGAGGCAGCTGGTGTTACTGAAGTAAATGCCATTGTCGCCCCCGGCTCCCCAAAAACGACTATTTCACGCGAATATGCAAAACGGGTGAAAGCCGACCTTATTGTATGCGGAGCCCACGGCTTGAATGCAGTGGAGCATTTTCTGATGGGAAGTGTGTCTGAGCATATTGTGCGCAGCAGCCCTTGCGATGTTTTGGTCGTCCGAAAAAACGAACCCGAGCAAGCAGAGAACCAAATAGAGTAAATTTTAACTGATGAAAATATGATGGATTCCGCTCCATACCAACAAAATCCAAAGAAGCCCGGTTAACTTGTCCTTCAAGCTAACCGGGCTTCTATGATTATCCAAAGGCTTTGCTATCTACTGTCTTCGTAAAGCGTCTTAGGCTTATATTTCCCTACCTCTATCGAACATAATTTTAATAAGCCATATAGCCGATGACCGTGACAACCGGATAAGCGGTCATGCCGAGGAAAATCAAAAATAAAACGATTCCTGCCACAACAGATTTCCAGTTCATCCGTGAGCGGTTCACCAGCAGGACAATTAGCCAGATGGGCATGGCGATCAGGATGTTGAACCCGCAGAAATAGATGGCAAGCTCGGTATAAATAGTGTCAATGCCAGATCCGTCTATTACGATATTCACGACATAATCCAGCGTGATCAAACCGGCAAGAATTAGAACCGCTATGCCGTTGTAAGCCAGCCAAACTTTTTTCATGATGCACCTCATTTATTTTGGAGTGTTTTATTGTCTGCACCTGTGGTCATATCTCATCAATTATTGATGTTTACTTTTTTAACTTCAATACATCGAAAATCAGGCTTTCATCGCCCGCTACATAAGCGTAGCTAACCAACCCGTTATGCATAACGGGTTTTGACACCAGTTTTTCAAAGCCGGTGAGCGGATAGACTTCGCCTTTAGCCAAATCCGCGAGGAACAATTGGTTCATCGAATAACGGAATATCACCAGATCCTCATCAAGGAATACCGGCGCATCGAACGTCAGTTGAGGATCCACCCGGTAAATCCAAGTCGGCTCGGTTTTCTCCAGGTTCTGCGCTTTGAAATAGCCTGTTGCTGTGTAGGCAAAGTGTTCAGTACTGGCCGCAAAGCCCAGAATGCCGTCTTCCTCAAGAAGCGAACGGCTCTTGTCGCCTTCTTTTACCAGCGAAATATCCATTTCTTTCTGGCCGTCTTTGAATACGGATTTATATAGCAGAATTCCTTCCGGTCCACTGCCTTGCTGCAGCGCAAAAAATCCCCCGTTTCGCTCACCGCTTTCATCGAGCGTCCCTGTTTTCTTCAGTTCAGCCTCTTTGGTGCTGCCGTACATCTCAAACAGCTTTGAAGTTACGGTCGTCCCTGCCGTTTCATACTCGATCCAGCTGATTCCCGCATCCGTCGCTTCTACGGCCGGCGGCTGGGTATCATTCATGCTGCTGCCCTTTGTGACCACGGAAACGTTTCGGGTTTTCAAATCCAGTTCTCTGATTTCCCACTCGACGTTGCTGCCTTTGGTAATGTCATACGACGAAAAATACAGATTCTCCCCGTATCCCGTCAAATTGCCGATTCCTTCTCCTTCGTAGATCTGTTCACACTCCCCTGACTTTCTGGACATTTCCTTGATCCACGAAACGCCTCTTTCACCGTCATGGCCGTTAAAATAAATGAATTCATCCGTAACAAAAGACGGCGCAATCATCGTCTCGGAACCTCCGCAAGAAACGAGGTCGACCGCTTGGGAAACGATGTCCAAATCAACCGGATTGGCGGTGACATTTTTCATAAAAACTTCCTTTTCGGCTGATTCCACTTCTTGCGCTTCGGCTTTTTTAGCCGTCGGCGGCTCCTTGCTGACAGCCTCCTCACAACCGGCTGTAAAAAACACCAAACAAAAAAAGAGCAGCATAAATTTTTTCATAATCGACCTTCCCCCTGATTCAAGAATAGATATATGCAATTGCAAAAAGAGCAGCGATTCCGACCGGATAAAGCAGAAGGGTCACCAAGTGCTCTTTTGATTCTCTGATGTATTTCCATTGCAAGAACGCCTGAAAAAAAGTTTGCCACGTCAGGAATACGACCCAAAACCAGAAAAACAAAACGACAAGATCACTTTCCATTCCAAAATAAAAGACACACAAGGCTATAACGAGAACAATTCCCCTTCCCCAGCGGTCGATATTTTTTGCGGGAGTATCCGAAAGACTAGTCTTTTTAACGCCGAGCCATTTCCTCAAGAGCATCTCTAAACCGAAAAGCAATCCGAGCAAAATAATCAATAGAAGCACAAACTCCATCAAACTCCCCCTTGCCGTCAATACGGATTATACGAATACACTTCCTGAAAGTTCCATTTTTATCACTGTAAGGAAATAAAAAAAGCGGATGATTTGAAACTAACTTCTATTCGTAGAAATATTCTGATTTTATGACACAAAATTGAATACAGGTGATATGATAATGACAGATAAAGACAATTTTTCCGTCACCGTATTTATTCGATTGTGATAAGCAAAGCTATTGCTCTTAAATTAACTATTTGATTAAAAATAGAAGTTTGGAGGGTACTTTTATGGCTCTAGAAAGCTCCGATAACTACAGGGTGATAATAGAAAAAGGCCAGCCCGTCAGGTACCTCATCCATACATTTTCGGGTCCGTGGCTGAAGTGGGAGACCGGAAAAGAAGGTTCTTTCCAGCTGGACGATAACAATCCGGATGGCACGCCATTGGACTATTCCATGCTGCCTTCACCGGAAATGGCCGTTTTTGAACCCGAATCCCGAACGTTCACTTGGACTCCCCGCAGAATCCATACCGGCGAAACGAAGACTTTCGAGTTCCACGTAACGTCGGCTGGTGTAGCCTACAAGCTCCAAGTCCTCATCACGATAGAAGAAGTGCGGGATAACCCGACTCGCCAGCAGCACGCCCAGGCTCTTACTAGATTTCTGATGGACAAAAGGCTCCACTCCCCTTTAGTCATCGGCATTTACAACGATTGGGGAGAAGGCAGATCGGCGTTCTTGAATCTTATTGAAACGGAAATTAATAGAGCGAATAAAAACGCAGACACGCTCTACCCGCGGCAGTTCCAACGGTTCCATGTAGTCCGATTCGATGCTTCGGAATACGACGACCAGGAAAAGATCTGGCTTGCGCTGTTGAAGCAGCTGTTCAACAAATACCAGGAACAGCACGGCAATAAAGCCAAACTGGCTTATTGGAAATATGTTTTGCTGACAATAGTCCGGGAACGGAAAATCACCCTCCTGCTGGCTCTTTTGCTGTCGGCGCTTATTTTTCTTGCGATCCGCTTTGTCATCAACTTGCCGGTCACTGTAGCTCCGGGCACTGCTGTTACCGGCGGTGTTCTGGCCAGCATTCTTTTGGGACTGACGCCATTCGTCTATGCGTTCATCACCATCGTCGCCTTTCCGGCTTTCAAAAGGACGAGCATCCTGTTCATCAAGCCGACATACGATGAGCTGAAAACGAAAATAAAATACCCCAATTATAGGGACCGCTTGGGCGCCCGGGTGGAAGTCATCGAAAGCCTCAATGCTTTGATCAATGTATGGCTTAGTAAAACGTCTGACAAAGTGGTGGTGATGGTCGACCATATCGACAATTGTTCGGAAGAAAGCATCGTTGAATTTTTTGAAGCGCTGGAGCTGTTCAATACGAATACCGACTACGAGCAGATCAATTTCATCATCCCAATGAATCCCGCCCCGGTCCGTCTGGCTTTGGCTGCTAAAAACTTGTACAGGCTTGAAGTCGAACAGCCGGGCATACGGGATAAAATCGCCTTAGGACACGAAATATTGGAGTCGTGTGTAACTTTTCCTTATACCATGCCTCCGATCACGGACCATGCGGACACCATCCATAAATTCCTGCCCCCTTACGACAGCCATTGGACCGACCGGGATAGAATGGATATAGGCGAAGACGCATTTTTGTATGATGAACAGGACAAACTGGTGCTGACAGAACTGCTCAATACCATCAACGTTTCGTACCGCCCGATCAAAACAGCGGAAGTAAAACGAATCGTGGAATTTCTCCTGCTGGCAAAAGAAAAATGGAAAACGGCAAACGAACTCAATCGATACGACAGCGTCGACTTATTGGAGTTCCGCCATGAATTCATCAGCTGGTTCTTCCTGGAATACTTTTTCCCGGATCACGCAGAACACATCATCACCTATTTGAAACTGAATAAAGCGGATCTGCTTAACAGCAGCTTCATGGATTTAATAACGATTGCCTATCCCATTCGGCCATGGGAAGAAAATTTCGACCTGGAAACGCTGTTTGTCTTTTTAAAGGATTTGCCACTGAATTTAACAGTACAGGAATATATTCAGATATCCCACCGAATTTCAAAAAGCATCGTTCCCTAGAATAGTGGGGAATGATGCTTTGACTGCCTATCATCTCTTAGATTGTTTCCATTAAAAAACGGACCGCCTCAAAAGGCAGTCCCTCTTACTCTCACTATTATGTTCTCTTCACTTCTTTCCAGTCATGCGGCCCCCTGACCCAGCCGCCGATTGCCGCACCCATCGCTGCCATCGGCGACTCGAACTCGATGTCCTGCATGACGAGAAGCTGACGACCGAGTGGAACGAGCAGCCCTTCGAGCATGAGGTGTTCCCGCAGCGTCACATACTTCTTCGGGCATTTCGGCGACGTCGAAGCTGCAAACTTCGAGCCTCTAGTTACGATAAACTTGTCCTCCCAGTAATAGCCCTTGGCATCCGCACCGCGCTTCGAGCGGATTTCCAGCAGTTCCGGCTCATCTGCCACTTCCTCCTGAAACAGCTCCCTTTCGAAAGGGTTCACCACCTCTTCCTTGCCCGTTTCCGGATTCAGGTATAGGAACTGGTAAAGCTTGCCTTCTGTATCGTGAATCACTTTCCTGATGAAGATTTCCTTTTCCATTTTTTCACCCCTCCTTAAAGCGTACTAGAAATCCGCTGGATAACGGTTCTCTGGTTTTACTTTATAAATAGCGAAAAGGGAGAAAAACGGATACTGGTATTTAAAACTTTTCAGTCAGCCATTAAAAACAAACTATACAAAAAATTGATTGGCATGGGCCACTAAGTTTACTTTTATACCTGCAAAATCCTTTTGCAAATCAAGAGATGCCACAAAAATCTGTTTACCTTTAATATTATAAACGTGGTTAGGTTGATTTAATGCGGTTGTTTTCGCGTAAAGTAACATACCTGCAACCGTTTCCTCCGGACTCTTTCGCCAATTATTTATATACGTAAATATTTGATAAAGGTTGCTCGACTTCTGTTTTGCAGCTCCACCTTCAAACCTTGCTATCATATTCTCCGAATAAAATTTTGCATCCACTATCAATGTTTTTTTATCTTTTTGGAGTATAAGATCTGTTTGCATAATCGGCAATGCCTCTGTGAAGCCATCATCAACATCCCACTGAATTTGAGAACGGGATACTTTGTAATTTGTTTCACGTTTGAAAAATGCATAAATGAACTTTTCATATAAAGATGACAATCTTTGTTCATCTTGCAGTTCTTTCATTAATTGAGAAGTAGAACTTTCATCAAACAATAATTGCTCATAAAGATAGCGACACACATCTACAATAAACTGATAGCGTATGTTTTGACGGTTATATCTAACTTTTCTCCATAGCTTCAGATTCAGCTCTACATCTGCTACTTCTGTAAAATAAGGCAGAAAACCGTAAAACAATCTACGTTTTTTTCCACTTAGTTGATTTGAGCGTGAGAGGTAAACCAGTGTTGCTTTAATAATTTGGTTCAACAATATATTTTCAGAGAACTCATCATAAATCACAGAAACTTTCTTGTTTACCAATGTATTCTTTTTTAAAGTAGAATTGATATCAATTTTCCCTTTAATCACATTGGAAGTCTCTTCAACACTTATATAATCTTTGCTTAATCCCCCGCGTAATAAAACAGGGATGCCGATTGATAAAATCTCTGCGTAAAGCTCTTTGACATTCTCAAAGTCTTCAGTTCCAACTTCTTTATACTCAGAAAGATTCAACGTTTGATATGCATAAGAAAGCATATAATATATATTGCGAATTGGAATATTACTATTTCTCTCCATCGTAACAGCCTCTTAGTCGTTCAGCCCAATCGTTTGCCTTCTGCTCATTATCAAACCAATACTCAAATAGCTGTGGAATAATTTCATATTCAATTACTTCTTCTAAGCGATTTGCTGTGTCTACTTTATAAGCATCACCTACAAAGTAGCTATGCCCAATTTGAAAGCCTGTCCCTAACTCTTCAGTAATTTGATTGTTTAAGCTATTAATTTGGTCTAAAACACGATTCAAAGCATTCGGATTATCTAATTCGTTTACATACGAATTAAATGTTTCATTTTGAAACGCCGGTTTAATTTCAAAAAATGAAAATCTTCTTCTAAGTGCGTAGTCCAATAAAGCCAAACTTCTATCTGCCGTGTTCATCATTCCAATGATATATACATTTGGAGGTACAGAGAATTTATCATTAGAATATAGGAGATTGATTTGCTCACCCCGTTTATCAGTCTCGATAAGCATCATTAGCTCTCCAAATATTTTACTCATGTTTCCACGATTAATTTCATCGATTATAAAAAAGTAATCTCTTTCCGGATCTCGAGCTGCTGTTCTAGCGAAATTCACAAACGGGCCTTGTTTCAGTTCAAATCCTTCTCCTTCAGCTTTTGGGCGGAATCCTTCGATAAAGTCCTCGTAACTATAGCTTTGATGGAACTGAACCATCTGAATACGCGTTTCGTCTTTTTCTCCCATCATTACATGAGCCAAGCGTTTAGCAATAAATGTTTTGCCTACACCCGGTGCACCTTTTAAGATAAGGTTCTTCTTATTTTCAAGCAACGAAATTAGACGTACAAGCTCGTTCTTCTCAATAAAAACTTCCGAAAGAAATTCATCCATTGTAAAAGGTTCATTTTCCTGTACAGTAGGCTTGGATTTAACAAAACGAATGTAGTAGTCAATTGAACTTCCAGATACACCTTTATATTTTTTGTAACTTTCATCAGCTATAACAATATCTTTCAACTGTTTTAATTGTTCAATATCCGTTTCACCAAAAATCGAAGCGCCAAAATTCTGCTCTATATCTTTTAATGCACTTATTTTCTGCGTAATGGTTTTATCATTCAAGCTAGCTCCTGTATCAGTAACTTGATTGGATAACCAAATTCGAAATTCATTTACTTCAGTATCTTTCGAGTCAATAAAACCTTCGTTCATTACCTGATCAATTTCTTGGATAAGAGTCGGATAGGAATTAAGACATGTTAATGTTTTTTGAGCAAAAGTCTGATGAATTTCCCACTTTCCAACTTGTTGCCATTCCACTTTCCTTCTATGTTTATACTCTGGTGCTTCATCATCGAAGTAATAATCCCCCATAACAACTCCGCGCGCCAAGATTTTTTTAATTCCTTCTTTCACATATATAGTATCTCCCGGTTGAATTTCACGGTAGAATTCCCAAACAGCTTTTGTATCATTGGTAGGGCGCACGCCATCCGCCCTTTGTTCAGTGATTTTCCGCTCAATAGACTCCTTTGAATCATAATCTCCCAAATCATCTAAATAATCCCAACCAAGTGCAATCATATTCCCCGTGTGGAACTGATCCCATAATCTAGAATTTTCACCTGGAGAAATCACCCAATAGTTAATGCTCTTATCAATTTCATCTTCCTGGTCCTTAATTTTCTTTTCTTTTTTAGGATAAATTAAAGTTGGATTTTCATCATAGTACAAAAATATTAAATAAGAACGCATTAATACGCCCCAATCCGGTATTCCCCCTAAATTATCGGGCTTACTTCTTTCACCGCGATTAAATTCATCTTCTGCAATTTTTCTTCTGAATTGGACTCTTGTGGTACCATACTTTCCTGGATATCTTGGTGTACCTTTGCCACTCACATACCTCTCAATATCTTCATCACTTTGTTCCGTCATTTGTTGATAGATATTTTTAAACTCCAAATATGATTGATATTCAAAGAAATTTTCTTTATAGCCGCTAGCTAGCTCATACTTCTCTAAAAGATGTCCTAATTTTTCAAGATACGGCGCGTACCATATACCAGTTTTTTCACCTAAGTTTTCTGTAACCCAAGCTTTATATTTTTCTTTTTGAATATTTAAAGCATTACTCATGACGTACCTCCAAAAAAGAATTTATTGCCTTAAATTATAGCACTGTATTATATTAAAAATGCATTTATTTCCATTTTGGTTCATCTTTTCAAATTATCTGCAACAAAAAAGGGCACCTTAAAAGTGCCCTCAAAATTCTTCATTTATTAAATTAGGAAGAATAAAAGCTTTTCTAATGTTTGATTAGAGAATTTGCTTTTCTTTCAAAATACGTATGCAACCGATATTCCGCAATTTCATATGTCCAATTATATAAAACTTCATTTTCGTCTAGAGATGGTTCAAGCTCAAACTTAAATACCCCATCTTCGAACAAAACAATCCCATCTTTCGCACTGCCGCTCCATTTTGTCATCGGCATATTTGATATAAGATCCGCAATTT includes these proteins:
- a CDS encoding P-loop NTPase fold protein, with the protein product MALESSDNYRVIIEKGQPVRYLIHTFSGPWLKWETGKEGSFQLDDNNPDGTPLDYSMLPSPEMAVFEPESRTFTWTPRRIHTGETKTFEFHVTSAGVAYKLQVLITIEEVRDNPTRQQHAQALTRFLMDKRLHSPLVIGIYNDWGEGRSAFLNLIETEINRANKNADTLYPRQFQRFHVVRFDASEYDDQEKIWLALLKQLFNKYQEQHGNKAKLAYWKYVLLTIVRERKITLLLALLLSALIFLAIRFVINLPVTVAPGTAVTGGVLASILLGLTPFVYAFITIVAFPAFKRTSILFIKPTYDELKTKIKYPNYRDRLGARVEVIESLNALINVWLSKTSDKVVVMVDHIDNCSEESIVEFFEALELFNTNTDYEQINFIIPMNPAPVRLALAAKNLYRLEVEQPGIRDKIALGHEILESCVTFPYTMPPITDHADTIHKFLPPYDSHWTDRDRMDIGEDAFLYDEQDKLVLTELLNTINVSYRPIKTAEVKRIVEFLLLAKEKWKTANELNRYDSVDLLEFRHEFISWFFLEYFFPDHAEHIITYLKLNKADLLNSSFMDLITIAYPIRPWEENFDLETLFVFLKDLPLNLTVQEYIQISHRISKSIVP
- a CDS encoding neutral zinc metallopeptidase; the encoded protein is MEATLKKGEIIVFNLPGNILITILMVLVLGACGPEQETSTAGNEEPSGELKMIELPKAPAAEPGETVTYGFTADKSSGAMTSYLELLINNVHSLWAELMVQGGHNMPVVDYSLPYAGETEATSCIGTGSTGPDDAFYCAEDDAIVFANELAMKIWESEVESNADPAAGAETGNFAVAAAMAHLYAHSLQAEWGWLPVQADEERLVPVKRTELNADCLTGVWAHSAYDKESLESSVVEKAMESLSGAGQFDLIDDEDHGTPAERTAAFMAGFDSGMANSCDPYVVGDDAPEQ
- a CDS encoding 5-methylcytosine restriction system specificity protein McrC — protein: MERNSNIPIRNIYYMLSYAYQTLNLSEYKEVGTEDFENVKELYAEILSIGIPVLLRGGLSKDYISVEETSNVIKGKIDINSTLKKNTLVNKKVSVIYDEFSENILLNQIIKATLVYLSRSNQLSGKKRRLFYGFLPYFTEVADVELNLKLWRKVRYNRQNIRYQFIVDVCRYLYEQLLFDESSTSQLMKELQDEQRLSSLYEKFIYAFFKRETNYKVSRSQIQWDVDDGFTEALPIMQTDLILQKDKKTLIVDAKFYSENMIARFEGGAAKQKSSNLYQIFTYINNWRKSPEETVAGMLLYAKTTALNQPNHVYNIKGKQIFVASLDLQKDFAGIKVNLVAHANQFFV
- a CDS encoding universal stress protein, translated to MTFVYKQILVAVDGSGEAEWAFEKSIEIAKRNNAALNLIHVIDVRSYTTMTKRTPDIDDEVFDQGKELLDRYKKKAEAAGVTEVNAIVAPGSPKTTISREYAKRVKADLIVCGAHGLNAVEHFLMGSVSEHIVRSSPCDVLVVRKNEPEQAENQIE
- a CDS encoding DUF4181 domain-containing protein, with protein sequence MEFVLLLIILLGLLFGLEMLLRKWLGVKKTSLSDTPAKNIDRWGRGIVLVIALCVFYFGMESDLVVLFFWFWVVFLTWQTFFQAFLQWKYIRESKEHLVTLLLYPVGIAALFAIAYIYS
- a CDS encoding AAA family ATPase, giving the protein MSNALNIQKEKYKAWVTENLGEKTGIWYAPYLEKLGHLLEKYELASGYKENFFEYQSYLEFKNIYQQMTEQSDEDIERYVSGKGTPRYPGKYGTTRVQFRRKIAEDEFNRGERSKPDNLGGIPDWGVLMRSYLIFLYYDENPTLIYPKKEKKIKDQEDEIDKSINYWVISPGENSRLWDQFHTGNMIALGWDYLDDLGDYDSKESIERKITEQRADGVRPTNDTKAVWEFYREIQPGDTIYVKEGIKKILARGVVMGDYYFDDEAPEYKHRRKVEWQQVGKWEIHQTFAQKTLTCLNSYPTLIQEIDQVMNEGFIDSKDTEVNEFRIWLSNQVTDTGASLNDKTITQKISALKDIEQNFGASIFGETDIEQLKQLKDIVIADESYKKYKGVSGSSIDYYIRFVKSKPTVQENEPFTMDEFLSEVFIEKNELVRLISLLENKKNLILKGAPGVGKTFIAKRLAHVMMGEKDETRIQMVQFHQSYSYEDFIEGFRPKAEGEGFELKQGPFVNFARTAARDPERDYFFIIDEINRGNMSKIFGELMMLIETDKRGEQINLLYSNDKFSVPPNVYIIGMMNTADRSLALLDYALRRRFSFFEIKPAFQNETFNSYVNELDNPNALNRVLDQINSLNNQITEELGTGFQIGHSYFVGDAYKVDTANRLEEVIEYEIIPQLFEYWFDNEQKANDWAERLRGCYDGEK
- a CDS encoding Cof-type HAD-IIB family hydrolase, with the protein product MKLIALDLDGTLLSTEMKITNENLEAIQEAQSQGNIVMICSGRAPEDIQQILNRYAMSIPLAGSNGSVVQDRGRVLNRVSMNPEDIHKIAEKLDEERAPYRIYTDDGIYLPADWSERVELAMEREKIHVEGLSDETYQRITEQPQRSSLINFFDHYSELFKEKEVAIQKFFVLTLNHRIKSELATYLEEITTVGFTSSHPLNIEVMDKNGNKGNALKRIAEHYGIAMEDTIAIGDNFNDIPMFEMAGLSVAMGNAEPLVKEICDAVTYSNDENGVAHAINKYILKK
- a CDS encoding DUF4357 domain-containing protein, yielding MEKEIFIRKVIHDTEGKLYQFLYLNPETGKEEVVNPFERELFQEEVADEPELLEIRSKRGADAKGYYWEDKFIVTRGSKFAASTSPKCPKKYVTLREHLMLEGLLVPLGRQLLVMQDIEFESPMAAMGAAIGGWVRGPHDWKEVKRT
- a CDS encoding ribose-phosphate diphosphokinase — encoded protein: MPYQLGRKFKLFTLNSNPELAQEIAKLLGCELGKSSVTRFSDGEIQINIEESVRGDEVYLIQSTSQSGNEHIMELLIMIDALKRASAETINVVIPYYGYARQDRKASSREPITAKLVANMLETAGATRIITMDLHAPQIQGFFDMPVDQLLGIPILAEHLLEKGLEDVIVVAPDNGGLGRARKLANRLDAPIGFLDKRRPEPNESEVINVVGDVKGKNTIIIVDIVDTAATIALAARLLMEEGAKAVYACCTHAVLSGQAIQRLQESPLKELIVTNTIQLPEEKRIPKITILSVAPLLAEAIEHVHNEKPVSPLFE